In a single window of the Streptomyces sp. 846.5 genome:
- a CDS encoding nuclear transport factor 2 family protein, whose translation MNNKEVVLTAVGGLFGDKDPSAVDRWVAPGYKQHSSLAADGSEALRALVAGLPEGFRYEGARVIADGDLVALHGTYHGFGPEPLVAFDLFRVQDGKLAEHWDALTPMAKPNISGRSQTDGPTDPTDLDRTEANRKLVTDFAVKVLKGADYSLLTDYISTQTYHQHNPEAGDGLEGFAAVAAKWAEQGKYLVFKTTHKVVVEGDFALLQSEGEFGTPVAFWDLLRIEDGKIVEHWDIIAPIPAELPHTNGLF comes from the coding sequence ATGAACAACAAGGAAGTCGTCCTCACCGCAGTCGGCGGACTGTTCGGCGACAAGGACCCCTCCGCGGTCGACCGATGGGTCGCCCCCGGCTACAAGCAGCACAGCTCACTGGCCGCCGACGGATCCGAGGCGTTGCGCGCCCTGGTGGCCGGGCTGCCAGAGGGCTTCCGCTACGAGGGCGCCCGGGTGATCGCGGACGGCGACCTGGTCGCCCTGCACGGCACCTACCACGGCTTCGGCCCCGAACCGCTGGTGGCCTTCGACCTCTTCCGCGTCCAGGACGGCAAGCTCGCCGAGCACTGGGACGCACTCACCCCCATGGCCAAGCCCAACATCTCCGGCCGCTCGCAGACCGACGGCCCCACCGACCCGACCGACCTCGACCGGACCGAGGCCAACCGGAAGCTGGTCACCGACTTCGCGGTCAAGGTCCTCAAGGGCGCCGACTACTCCCTGCTGACCGACTACATCTCCACCCAGACCTACCACCAGCACAACCCCGAGGCCGGCGACGGCCTCGAAGGCTTCGCCGCGGTCGCCGCCAAGTGGGCCGAACAGGGCAAGTACCTGGTATTCAAGACCACACACAAGGTCGTTGTCGAAGGCGACTTCGCGCTACTGCAGTCCGAGGGCGAGTTCGGCACCCCGGTCGCCTTCTGGGACCTGCTCCGCATCGAGGACGGCAAGATCGTCGAGCACTGGGACATCATCGCCCCGATCCCCGCCGAGCTCCCGCACACCAACGGCCTCTTCTGA
- a CDS encoding TetR/AcrR family transcriptional regulator: protein MVRSDARENRARILAAAREALAADGSTSTNQIAQRAGVGPGTLYRNFPTREALVLAVYQDEVERITSTVPDLLARMPPLEALRDWTTDLVEAMRRKHGLGDALGPGAHQAISEQSYGPVIAALTQLLDAGKADGTIREDARPGDFLQLTGALWRATPGPEDPAPRMLALILDGLRTHR from the coding sequence GTGGTCCGTTCGGACGCCCGCGAGAACCGGGCACGCATCCTGGCCGCCGCACGCGAAGCACTCGCGGCGGACGGCAGCACGTCGACGAACCAGATCGCCCAGCGTGCCGGCGTCGGCCCGGGCACCCTGTACCGCAACTTCCCCACACGCGAAGCGCTGGTCCTGGCCGTCTACCAGGACGAGGTGGAACGCATCACCAGCACCGTGCCCGACCTGCTGGCCCGGATGCCGCCGCTGGAAGCGCTCCGCGACTGGACGACCGACCTCGTCGAGGCCATGCGCAGAAAGCACGGCCTCGGCGATGCCCTCGGCCCGGGCGCGCACCAGGCGATCAGCGAGCAGAGCTACGGCCCCGTCATCGCCGCCCTCACGCAACTCCTCGACGCCGGAAAGGCGGACGGCACCATCCGCGAGGACGCCCGTCCCGGCGACTTCCTCCAGCTCACCGGCGCACTCTGGCGCGCCACGCCCGGCCCCGAGGACCCGGCCCCCCGCATGCTCGCGCTCATCCTCGACGGACTCCGCACGCACCGGTAG
- a CDS encoding aldo/keto reductase yields the protein MQYIKLGTTGLDVSPIAIGAMTYGEPDRGHPVWSKGEQDARPLIKHAVEAGINFFDTANMYSNGSSEEILGRALKDFADRDAVVIATKLRHPMRLGPNGRGLSRKAIMTEIDHSLRRLGTDYIDLYQIHRNDHSTPWEETLEALSDLVKAGKVRYLGASSMHAWEFAKALHLQKQNGWARFVSMQDHYNLLAREEEREMIPLCLDEGVGTVVWSPLARGRLARAWDDARSTARSETDGAFADLLYSPAQEAANRAIIDAVGQVAGAHGVSRAQVALAWLRRQPVVTAPLVGAGSIGQIDEAVASLDVELTDDQVRALEAPYTPRNDWQGVSDEAELEAIRRRVPGMALV from the coding sequence ATGCAGTACATCAAGCTCGGCACGACCGGCCTCGACGTCTCCCCGATCGCGATCGGCGCGATGACCTACGGCGAGCCCGACCGCGGGCACCCGGTCTGGTCGAAGGGCGAACAGGACGCGCGACCGCTCATCAAGCACGCGGTGGAGGCGGGGATCAACTTCTTCGACACCGCGAACATGTACTCCAACGGTTCCAGCGAGGAGATCCTCGGCCGCGCGCTCAAGGACTTCGCCGACCGCGACGCCGTGGTGATCGCCACCAAGCTGCGTCATCCGATGCGGTTGGGACCCAACGGCCGGGGCCTGTCGCGCAAGGCGATCATGACCGAGATCGACCACTCGCTGCGCCGCCTCGGCACGGACTACATCGACCTCTACCAGATCCACCGCAACGACCACTCCACGCCCTGGGAGGAGACCCTCGAAGCGCTCAGCGACCTGGTGAAGGCCGGCAAGGTCCGCTATCTGGGCGCCTCGTCCATGCACGCGTGGGAGTTCGCGAAGGCGCTGCACCTGCAGAAGCAGAACGGCTGGGCGCGGTTCGTGTCGATGCAGGACCACTACAACCTGCTCGCCCGCGAGGAGGAGCGCGAGATGATCCCGCTGTGCCTGGACGAGGGCGTCGGCACGGTCGTCTGGTCGCCGTTGGCCCGCGGCCGCCTCGCCCGCGCCTGGGACGACGCCCGCTCGACGGCGCGCTCCGAGACGGACGGCGCCTTCGCGGACCTGCTCTACTCCCCCGCCCAGGAGGCGGCCAACCGCGCGATCATCGACGCGGTCGGACAGGTCGCGGGCGCCCACGGCGTCAGCCGCGCCCAGGTCGCGCTCGCCTGGCTGCGCCGCCAGCCGGTCGTCACCGCACCGCTGGTCGGCGCCGGCTCGATCGGGCAGATCGACGAGGCGGTGGCCTCCCTCGATGTCGAACTGACCGACGATCAGGTGCGTGCCCTGGAGGCCCCCTACACCCCCCGTAACGACTGGCAGGGCGTCTCCGACGAAGCCGAGCTGGAGGCCATCCGCAGGCGCGTCCCGGGAATGGCCCTCGTATGA
- a CDS encoding DUF998 domain-containing protein, translating to MNPIVRTGPAARAGALLILLGPLVSWVAELITAAAWQDPPYSPLYNWVSHLGLTGPPQTAFAQVANSPLGAVMDTGWVAYGTLLIVGASLVFDPRKGTRPIVILILAVLAGAGVSLVGIFQGSNANVSNGLIAFHTFGAQGVMLAGNVMAIAVGAGAARIGLSRGRSVASIALGTVGLIAFPLFMADVFTGWMWNTGMFERAVIYPIMIGHVLLGSSVAAAQRHHAPHPPAPLTARVVES from the coding sequence ATGAACCCCATCGTCCGCACCGGCCCTGCTGCCCGCGCCGGAGCCCTCCTCATCCTCCTGGGCCCACTCGTGTCCTGGGTCGCCGAGCTCATCACCGCAGCCGCCTGGCAGGACCCGCCGTACTCGCCCCTGTACAACTGGGTCAGCCACCTCGGCCTGACCGGGCCGCCGCAGACCGCATTCGCACAGGTCGCCAACTCCCCCCTGGGCGCCGTCATGGACACCGGCTGGGTGGCCTACGGCACCCTCTTGATCGTCGGCGCGTCCCTCGTCTTCGACCCCCGCAAGGGCACCCGCCCGATCGTCATCCTGATCCTCGCCGTCCTCGCCGGCGCCGGGGTCTCGCTCGTCGGCATCTTCCAGGGATCCAACGCCAACGTCAGCAACGGCCTGATCGCATTCCACACCTTCGGCGCGCAGGGCGTCATGCTGGCCGGCAACGTCATGGCGATCGCCGTCGGAGCCGGCGCTGCCCGCATCGGCCTCAGCAGGGGACGTTCGGTCGCGAGCATCGCGCTGGGCACCGTCGGACTGATCGCATTCCCCCTCTTCATGGCCGACGTGTTCACCGGCTGGATGTGGAACACCGGCATGTTCGAGCGCGCCGTGATCTACCCGATCATGATCGGCCACGTCCTCCTGGGAAGCAGCGTGGCCGCCGCCCAGCGGCATCATGCGCCGCACCCGCCGGCACCCCTTACTGCACGAGTCGTCGAGAGCTGA
- a CDS encoding aldehyde reductase produces the protein MTQVLVTGGTGFIGNWCVTALLDAGHTVRTTVRDLQREPALRSWLHAATPFDDDRLTVVRADLEHPDGWKAAVADCEFVLHVASPTLRHTPASDDEMVVPAREGVLHVLRAARDAGVRRTVLTSAFGAIGFGHPPRSTPFTEEDWTNVDSDIPPYQRSKTLAERAAWQFVQDEGGGMELTAVHPVGVLGPLLGPDDPPSLRLVRRMLEGRVPACPPFGMGFVDVRDVADLHLRAMTDPAAAGERFLAVAGHSLRVVDIARILHDRLGERAAKAPTRELPVWLARALGTVNPEMRLLRHQLGRDLDATSAKAEHLLGWRARPIQDTIADTAESLLGHGIGT, from the coding sequence ATGACCCAGGTACTGGTCACCGGAGGAACCGGATTCATCGGGAACTGGTGCGTGACGGCACTGCTCGACGCCGGGCACACCGTCCGCACCACCGTCCGCGACCTGCAGCGCGAGCCGGCACTGCGCTCCTGGCTGCACGCCGCCACACCCTTCGACGACGACCGTCTCACGGTCGTACGCGCCGACCTCGAACACCCCGACGGCTGGAAAGCCGCCGTCGCCGACTGCGAATTCGTCCTTCACGTCGCCTCGCCGACCCTGCGTCACACGCCGGCCAGCGACGACGAGATGGTGGTCCCGGCACGCGAAGGCGTCCTGCACGTGCTGCGCGCCGCCCGCGACGCCGGCGTCCGCCGGACCGTCCTGACCAGCGCCTTCGGTGCCATCGGGTTCGGGCACCCTCCGCGCTCGACCCCGTTCACCGAGGAGGACTGGACCAACGTCGACAGCGACATCCCGCCCTACCAGCGGTCCAAGACGCTCGCCGAACGCGCCGCCTGGCAGTTCGTCCAGGACGAAGGCGGTGGTATGGAACTGACAGCGGTTCATCCCGTGGGGGTCCTCGGGCCACTGCTCGGCCCGGACGACCCGCCATCGCTGCGTCTGGTGCGCAGAATGCTCGAGGGACGGGTTCCTGCGTGCCCTCCCTTCGGGATGGGCTTCGTCGATGTGCGCGACGTCGCGGACCTGCACCTGCGCGCGATGACCGATCCGGCAGCCGCCGGCGAACGCTTCCTGGCTGTCGCCGGGCACAGCCTGCGCGTCGTCGACATCGCACGCATCCTGCACGACCGCCTCGGTGAGCGCGCCGCGAAAGCCCCGACCCGTGAACTGCCCGTGTGGCTCGCACGCGCACTGGGCACCGTGAACCCCGAAATGCGACTGCTCAGGCACCAGCTCGGCCGGGATCTCGACGCCACGAGCGCCAAGGCGGAGCACCTTCTCGGGTGGCGAGCACGTCCCATCCAGGACACCATCGCGGACACCGCCGAGAGTCTCCTCGGCCACGGCATCGGGACATGA
- a CDS encoding DUF6234 family protein: MAYPLPPPSVPSAQRRWPLGGRVNLAIDIALAVTLLGAQALAYLWRMFTLGMEEWAQGPDANPDTSTLTRIAWTQGLLIAALVLAVLAAALRAPFLALAQVIAGLTLLALLGAAQHGYDRTHPKPAPTPSVYYTPCYSGSHGPSCS, translated from the coding sequence ATGGCCTACCCGCTCCCGCCGCCCTCCGTCCCGTCGGCCCAGCGACGCTGGCCGCTGGGCGGCCGGGTCAACCTCGCCATCGACATCGCGCTCGCCGTGACCCTGCTCGGTGCGCAGGCCCTGGCCTACCTCTGGCGCATGTTCACCCTCGGCATGGAGGAGTGGGCTCAGGGCCCGGACGCCAACCCCGACACTTCCACCCTCACCCGCATCGCCTGGACCCAAGGCCTGCTCATCGCCGCACTGGTCCTCGCCGTCCTGGCAGCCGCGCTCCGCGCCCCCTTCCTCGCCCTGGCCCAGGTCATCGCCGGCCTGACGCTACTGGCCCTGCTCGGCGCCGCCCAGCACGGCTACGACCGCACCCACCCCAAGCCCGCACCCACCCCCAGCGTGTACTACACGCCCTGCTACAGCGGAAGCCACGGCCCGAGCTGCTCGTAG
- a CDS encoding SAM-dependent methyltransferase — MEDDVPDPDPLDGDLFAPHVTPPTIDPTVATPARIYSYLLGGKDHFPADRAAAEKALEAMPVRDFARVNRAFLTRAVRHLAEIGLDQFLDIGIGLPAPGSTAVTALSVRPDARIVGVDNDPTVLAHARAHGEGPAPSGATIVAGDVRRPAEILEDPEVRGRLDFDRPVAVLLVAVMHFVIDEDDPYGAVRTLMDAVAPGSVLVLSQVTADLDPEGVRATAKSYARSSVKTAVRSGKQIAAFFDGLEPVDPGLVMLSRWRPDEHVLAGDDRIGMYGGVALKP, encoded by the coding sequence GTGGAGGACGACGTGCCGGACCCGGATCCGTTGGACGGCGACCTGTTCGCCCCGCACGTGACGCCGCCGACGATCGACCCGACCGTGGCCACGCCGGCGCGCATCTACTCGTATCTGCTCGGCGGCAAGGATCACTTCCCGGCGGATCGCGCGGCCGCGGAGAAGGCCCTGGAGGCGATGCCGGTCCGGGACTTCGCCCGCGTCAACCGCGCTTTCCTGACTCGCGCCGTACGGCACCTGGCCGAGATCGGCCTGGATCAGTTCCTGGACATCGGCATCGGCCTGCCCGCCCCCGGCAGCACCGCCGTAACCGCACTGTCGGTGCGGCCCGACGCGCGGATCGTCGGCGTCGACAACGATCCGACAGTCCTGGCGCACGCCCGCGCTCACGGCGAGGGGCCCGCGCCGTCAGGCGCGACGATCGTTGCCGGAGACGTCCGCCGTCCGGCGGAGATCCTGGAGGATCCCGAGGTACGCGGCCGCCTGGACTTCGACCGGCCCGTCGCGGTGCTGCTGGTCGCGGTGATGCACTTCGTCATCGACGAGGACGACCCCTACGGCGCGGTGCGCACCCTGATGGACGCGGTCGCCCCGGGCAGTGTGCTGGTGCTGTCGCAGGTGACCGCCGACCTGGACCCGGAGGGCGTGCGCGCGACGGCGAAGTCCTACGCCCGATCATCGGTGAAGACCGCCGTGCGAAGCGGCAAGCAGATCGCCGCGTTCTTCGACGGCCTGGAGCCGGTCGACCCCGGCCTGGTGATGCTGTCGCGGTGGCGGCCGGACGAGCACGTCCTCGCCGGGGACGACCGGATCGGGATGTACGGCGGCGTGGCGCTCAAGCCCTGA
- a CDS encoding NADP-dependent oxidoreductase, translating to MNDQTVIREVRVARRPQGTVRPEDFVLAEAAPLPELSDGQVRVALRRLGMNAGMADAMRERTNSGRPGMALGAVPRSDAVLEVLESRSDAFAPGDLAVRSWSPWREMDVVDADQLRRVPAERADLPLESHLTVLGHVGFTAWVGMVHVGQVRETDTVYVSGAAGGVGSCAVQFAAAHGARVIASAGSPQKVALLQELGAHAAVDYHDGPTVELLRAAAPDGIDLFFDNVGGDQLEAALDMLRLRGRAVLCGAVSQYGGEGTGPRNYLRMIYQELTLYGFTVTEHEDLRPAFEREAIQLVRDGRLISIHTVLNGFDRIPEAFSALQTGGNRGRMIVAT from the coding sequence GTGAATGATCAAACAGTCATCCGAGAGGTCCGTGTCGCACGCCGCCCGCAGGGCACCGTGCGGCCCGAGGACTTCGTCCTCGCAGAGGCCGCCCCACTGCCGGAGCTGAGCGACGGCCAGGTGCGGGTCGCGCTGCGGCGCCTGGGAATGAACGCCGGCATGGCCGACGCAATGCGTGAACGCACCAACTCCGGCCGTCCCGGTATGGCGCTGGGCGCGGTGCCCCGCAGTGACGCCGTGCTGGAGGTCCTGGAATCGCGCAGCGACGCATTCGCCCCCGGTGATCTGGCCGTCCGCTCCTGGTCTCCGTGGCGGGAGATGGACGTCGTGGACGCGGACCAGCTGCGCCGTGTCCCGGCCGAGCGCGCCGACCTGCCGCTGGAGAGCCACCTGACGGTGCTCGGCCACGTCGGCTTCACGGCGTGGGTCGGCATGGTGCACGTAGGACAGGTCCGCGAGACGGACACGGTCTACGTATCCGGCGCCGCGGGCGGCGTCGGCAGCTGCGCCGTGCAGTTCGCCGCAGCGCACGGAGCCCGGGTGATCGCCAGCGCGGGATCCCCGCAGAAAGTCGCCCTGCTCCAGGAGTTGGGCGCACACGCGGCCGTCGACTACCACGACGGGCCGACCGTCGAACTCCTCCGCGCCGCGGCGCCGGACGGCATCGACCTGTTCTTCGACAACGTAGGTGGAGACCAGCTCGAAGCAGCCCTCGACATGCTCCGCCTACGGGGCCGCGCTGTGCTCTGCGGAGCGGTCTCCCAGTACGGGGGCGAAGGCACGGGTCCGAGAAACTACCTCCGCATGATCTACCAGGAACTCACCCTGTACGGGTTCACCGTCACCGAGCACGAGGATCTGCGCCCTGCCTTCGAACGCGAGGCGATCCAGCTCGTCCGTGACGGCCGCCTGATCAGCATCCATACCGTCCTGAACGGCTTCGACCGCATCCCAGAGGCATTCAGCGCCCTGCAGACCGGCGGCAACCGCGGCCGCATGATCGTCGCCACATGA
- a CDS encoding TetR/AcrR family transcriptional regulator: MDEPRSAGRKRSPEKDAAILKAALELLASQGYVRMTLDQVAAAAGVSKSTIHLRWKSKDNLVTAALASARMAEGAAAGGDTRSELVAILEEFADTVESVRGMALIGTCLAEEAHTPGLLAMLRERTVLPRRALLRSALERARDRGEVRPDADLEPAVSALLGPFYSDYLAGRGGRPQWARDAVDLVLTGLGRPGGRPGCGS; encoded by the coding sequence ATGGACGAGCCCAGGAGCGCGGGACGAAAGCGGTCGCCGGAGAAGGACGCGGCGATCCTGAAGGCGGCACTGGAACTGCTGGCGTCGCAGGGATACGTACGGATGACGCTGGACCAGGTGGCTGCCGCAGCCGGAGTGAGCAAGTCCACGATCCATCTGCGCTGGAAGAGCAAGGACAATCTGGTGACCGCCGCGCTCGCATCGGCCCGCATGGCCGAGGGCGCGGCAGCGGGCGGCGACACCCGCTCCGAACTGGTCGCGATCCTCGAGGAGTTCGCCGACACAGTGGAGAGCGTCCGCGGCATGGCGCTGATCGGCACCTGCCTGGCCGAGGAGGCCCACACCCCCGGACTGCTGGCGATGCTGCGCGAACGTACCGTACTGCCCCGGCGTGCCCTGCTGCGCTCGGCGCTTGAGCGGGCCCGCGACCGGGGCGAGGTCCGTCCGGACGCGGACCTCGAACCAGCTGTCTCCGCGCTGCTCGGCCCCTTCTACTCCGACTACCTGGCCGGACGCGGCGGCAGGCCGCAGTGGGCGCGGGACGCCGTGGACCTGGTCCTCACCGGGCTGGGGCGACCCGGCGGGCGCCCTGGATGTGGAAGTTGA
- a CDS encoding NAD(P)-binding domain-containing protein, with product MRFAVLGTGTVGRTVAAKLASLGHEVTIGTRDPQATLARTEPDAMGTPPFAQWHQGNPRIRLATFADAAASADALVNATSGGGALDALRLAGADNLAGKLLLDIANPLDFSHGMPPSLNPVNTDSLGEQIQRAFPDAKVVKTLNTMSAHIMVNPSQVSGEHNVFLSGDDDGAKKAATDLLVSLGWPAAGVLDLGDISTARGTEMLLPIWLRLYGSLGHADFNFHIQGARRVAPAR from the coding sequence ATGCGTTTCGCTGTTCTCGGCACCGGCACGGTCGGCCGGACCGTCGCCGCCAAGCTCGCCTCCCTCGGCCACGAGGTCACCATCGGCACCCGCGACCCGCAGGCCACCCTGGCCCGCACCGAGCCCGACGCCATGGGCACCCCGCCGTTCGCCCAGTGGCACCAGGGCAACCCGCGGATCCGGCTGGCCACCTTCGCCGATGCCGCCGCCTCCGCCGACGCCCTGGTCAATGCCACCTCCGGCGGCGGCGCCCTGGATGCGCTGCGACTGGCGGGCGCGGACAACCTGGCCGGCAAACTGCTGCTGGACATCGCCAACCCGCTCGACTTCTCCCACGGCATGCCCCCGTCGCTGAACCCGGTGAACACCGACAGCCTGGGTGAGCAGATCCAGCGCGCCTTTCCGGACGCCAAGGTCGTCAAGACCCTCAACACCATGAGCGCGCACATCATGGTCAACCCGAGCCAGGTGTCCGGCGAACACAACGTGTTCCTCTCCGGCGACGACGACGGTGCCAAGAAGGCCGCCACCGATCTGCTGGTCTCCCTCGGCTGGCCCGCCGCCGGCGTGCTGGACCTCGGCGACATCAGCACCGCCCGCGGCACCGAGATGCTGCTCCCGATCTGGCTGCGCCTCTACGGCAGCCTCGGCCACGCCGACTTCAACTTCCACATCCAGGGCGCCCGCCGGGTCGCCCCAGCCCGGTGA
- a CDS encoding peptidoglycan-binding protein encodes MHFVRPSRLRMVRRALLPALLGAVLVSGLASPAIAAPAPIDLNSSSCPANMVSGEDDGCVVELQTLLNTHGFGLGVDGDFGANTVAAVRTFQSETGIGVDGQVGPKTKARLYISSSSVPDPITLTSDLCPANMVSGEDDGCVTELQDLLNQQGAHLSIDGSFGANTVAAVKAFQTSHSLGVDGQVGPQTKAALYGSTTSGAPAINLQSSQCPANIIEGEDDGCVTTLQSLLDAHGASIAVDGDFGANTLAAVKAFQSANGLGVDGQVGPKTKAALYSNVSTASGAPAPLNLQSSSCPANMAEGEHDGCVTTLQSFLNSWGAHLAVDGDFGAHTFDAVESFQAARGIGVDGQVGAQTKAAIYSDGVYYCPTTGCPGQGQPIQPYVVAAAKAMVAQNPPMPYAYAGGHGTTPGPSLGRCVPPDAGYDNGVCEGSHTVGLDCSGFARLMYAEAANWDVLGSGSTNNEIANSLATLVPLSSAVPGDLIFFGLSTGNTDHVGIYAGTVNGVPMMYNAFDTGTNVREEPVSDANNSSHPLLGYYHYSVNVSIPV; translated from the coding sequence ATGCATTTCGTCAGACCATCCCGCCTGCGGATGGTGCGTCGCGCGCTGCTCCCTGCCCTCCTGGGTGCGGTCCTGGTCAGCGGCCTGGCCTCGCCCGCGATCGCGGCCCCGGCCCCCATCGACCTCAACTCCAGCTCCTGTCCCGCGAACATGGTCTCCGGTGAGGACGACGGCTGCGTCGTCGAGCTGCAGACGCTGCTCAACACCCACGGGTTCGGCCTCGGGGTGGACGGCGACTTCGGCGCCAACACCGTGGCGGCTGTCCGCACCTTCCAGTCCGAGACCGGCATCGGTGTCGACGGCCAGGTCGGCCCGAAGACGAAGGCCAGGCTGTACATCAGTTCGAGCTCGGTGCCGGATCCGATCACGCTCACCTCCGACCTGTGCCCCGCGAACATGGTCTCCGGCGAGGACGACGGCTGTGTGACCGAGCTCCAGGACCTGCTGAACCAGCAGGGCGCGCACCTGTCGATCGACGGCAGCTTCGGCGCGAACACCGTGGCGGCGGTCAAGGCCTTCCAGACCTCCCACAGCCTCGGTGTCGACGGCCAGGTCGGCCCGCAGACCAAGGCCGCCCTCTACGGTTCGACCACCTCAGGGGCTCCAGCGATCAACCTGCAGTCCTCGCAGTGCCCGGCGAACATCATCGAGGGCGAGGACGACGGCTGCGTGACCACGCTCCAGAGCCTGCTCGACGCGCATGGCGCGAGCATTGCCGTGGACGGCGACTTCGGGGCGAACACCCTGGCGGCGGTCAAGGCCTTCCAGTCCGCCAACGGTCTCGGCGTCGACGGACAGGTCGGCCCCAAAACAAAGGCCGCGTTGTACAGCAACGTCAGCACCGCGTCCGGCGCCCCCGCCCCGCTGAACCTCCAGTCTTCCTCCTGCCCGGCGAACATGGCAGAGGGCGAGCACGACGGCTGCGTGACCACACTCCAGAGTTTCCTCAACTCCTGGGGCGCTCACCTCGCCGTGGACGGCGACTTCGGCGCCCACACCTTCGACGCCGTCGAGTCCTTCCAGGCCGCTCGCGGTATCGGCGTCGACGGCCAGGTCGGCGCGCAGACCAAGGCGGCGATCTACAGCGACGGCGTCTACTACTGCCCGACCACCGGCTGCCCGGGCCAGGGCCAGCCGATTCAGCCCTACGTGGTCGCCGCGGCCAAGGCGATGGTCGCCCAGAACCCGCCCATGCCCTACGCCTACGCCGGCGGACACGGCACGACCCCCGGGCCCAGTCTGGGCAGGTGCGTCCCCCCGGACGCTGGATACGACAACGGTGTCTGCGAGGGCTCCCACACCGTGGGCCTTGACTGCTCCGGGTTCGCCCGCCTGATGTACGCGGAGGCCGCGAACTGGGACGTCCTCGGCTCGGGGAGCACCAACAACGAGATCGCCAACTCCCTGGCCACCCTGGTCCCTTTGAGCAGCGCGGTCCCCGGTGACCTGATCTTCTTCGGTCTCAGCACCGGCAACACCGACCACGTGGGCATCTACGCAGGCACGGTCAACGGCGTCCCCATGATGTACAACGCCTTCGACACCGGCACGAACGTCCGGGAGGAGCCGGTCAGCGACGCCAACAACTCCAGCCATCCGCTTCTCGGCTACTACCACTACAGCGTCAACGTCTCCATCCCGGTCTGA
- a CDS encoding peptidoglycan-binding domain-containing protein: MRSSRTRFNAAAPILAVAGLLAAATVVSTQSAQAAVGVAQVDEGDVGFAVYCVQDAVNWSIDSGLALDGDFGANTYNAVRNFQAIANIRVDGNVGPQTGTDVWAAIKDQMSVQGNFGTPYGIPIGNCYRVIPTSS; the protein is encoded by the coding sequence GTGCGTAGCTCCCGAACGCGCTTCAACGCCGCCGCCCCGATCCTGGCCGTCGCCGGGCTCCTTGCGGCCGCCACCGTCGTCTCGACCCAGTCGGCCCAGGCGGCGGTCGGCGTCGCGCAGGTCGACGAGGGCGACGTGGGCTTCGCGGTCTACTGCGTTCAGGACGCAGTGAACTGGAGCATCGACAGCGGCCTCGCCCTGGACGGTGACTTCGGCGCCAACACCTACAACGCCGTCAGGAACTTCCAGGCCATCGCCAACATTCGTGTCGACGGCAACGTCGGCCCCCAGACGGGCACGGATGTCTGGGCCGCGATCAAAGACCAGATGTCGGTGCAGGGCAACTTCGGAACCCCCTACGGCATCCCGATCGGCAACTGCTACCGGGTCATCCCGACCAGCAGCTGA
- a CDS encoding peptidoglycan-binding protein, translating into MRRTIRLLVSAAATAAAVIAASGGTAFAAVGAPSFTKGASGFNVYCAQMAMYEASQGTSATPDGDFGSQTLASVVAYQKSEGLQPDGEVGPLTGSKMWQMINWDIQDSYTGNFQTPWGVPISHCYQVLPTTS; encoded by the coding sequence ATGCGCAGGACCATTCGACTTCTCGTCTCCGCAGCGGCCACCGCTGCGGCCGTCATTGCCGCGTCCGGCGGCACCGCGTTCGCCGCGGTCGGCGCCCCGTCCTTCACCAAGGGCGCCTCCGGATTCAACGTCTACTGCGCCCAGATGGCCATGTACGAGGCGTCCCAGGGCACCAGCGCGACGCCGGACGGCGACTTCGGGTCGCAGACGCTCGCGAGTGTCGTGGCGTACCAGAAGAGCGAGGGCCTTCAGCCCGACGGCGAGGTCGGCCCGCTGACCGGGTCGAAGATGTGGCAGATGATCAATTGGGACATTCAGGACTCCTACACAGGCAACTTCCAGACCCCGTGGGGCGTCCCGATCTCGCACTGCTACCAGGTGCTCCCCACGACCAGCTGA